From the genome of Vagococcus entomophilus:
TGATCAAAAGCGCAAACAAGCTTTTTTTGATGTACTAGTAGGATTGAGTCAAGAGACACAAGTTATTTGTTTTTCATCAGATAAAGAGATAGTACAGTATACTCAAAAACATCATTTTTGTCTAACTGAGCTATAGGGAGGGGCACATATGAAAAAAATAAAAGAAGTCGCAACAGATGAAATTTTTGATGCATTTTTACTCATCAAACAGGCTGATGTTCGTGTAGCGAAAAATGGAAAAAAGTTCATAGCTTTTACTTTTCAAGATAACTCAGGATCAATTGATGGCAAATATTGGGATGCTTCTGAGGAGGAAATCAGTCGTTTCACTGCTGGAAAAGTTGTCTTTTTAAATGGGAAGAGAGAGCTATACCAAGGAAGGCCACAAGTTAAAATCTTACATTTGCGACTTACGCAAGAAGATGAACCGAGTTCTCCAGAGCTGTTTATGACGCGCGCACCTCTAACAAAAGATGCAATGATGGAAGAGATAAATCAAGTATTGTTTGAAATTACTCAAGCACACTGGCAACGGATTGTACGTCATATTTTAAATCAGTATCAAAAAGAATTTTTTGAGTATCCGGCTGCTAAAAGAAATCATCACGCTTTTGCAGGAGGCCTTGCCTACCATACGCTTACTATGATGCGGATTGCTAAGTCTATGTGTAGTATTTATCCTGAAATTAATGCCTCACTATTGTACGCGGGAGTGATTTTACATGATATTGGCAAGGTCATAGAGCTCTCCGGTGCGGTGACGACGGAGTATACACTTGAAGGCAATTTGCTTGGTCATCTTGTGATTGTAGATGAGGAAATTACCAAAGCTTGTCAAACGCTTAAAATTGATGACCATGAAGAAGATGTCTTATTATTAAAACACATGGTACTTTCACATCATGGGTTATTAGAGTATGGGTCTCCAGTTCGACCTAAAGTAATGGAAGCAGAGATTTTACATCAGATTGATAATATGGATGCTTCAATTCAAATGATGTTAGGCGCACTTGATCAAGTAAAACCAGGTGAGTACACGGAGCGTATCTTTGGTTTGGATAATCGCAATTTTTATCGTCCGCTAGATTAAGTAACGTAGGCTATGAGAGTCTAGCTGCTGAAAACTGAGCTTAGAGTATGGAACGATCTGATTTTTATGGGTCATAATCAAAAAAGCTTTGTTAGGCTGTAAATCTCCGGTTTTTTATCGGTGTTTTATATCTCTAACAAAGCTTTTGTTTGTATAAAAATTGTATCACTCGCATCAATCTGGCAATAGTTAAGAAAGGA
Proteins encoded in this window:
- a CDS encoding 3'-5' exoribonuclease YhaM family protein, which produces MKKIKEVATDEIFDAFLLIKQADVRVAKNGKKFIAFTFQDNSGSIDGKYWDASEEEISRFTAGKVVFLNGKRELYQGRPQVKILHLRLTQEDEPSSPELFMTRAPLTKDAMMEEINQVLFEITQAHWQRIVRHILNQYQKEFFEYPAAKRNHHAFAGGLAYHTLTMMRIAKSMCSIYPEINASLLYAGVILHDIGKVIELSGAVTTEYTLEGNLLGHLVIVDEEITKACQTLKIDDHEEDVLLLKHMVLSHHGLLEYGSPVRPKVMEAEILHQIDNMDASIQMMLGALDQVKPGEYTERIFGLDNRNFYRPLD